The Terriglobales bacterium nucleotide sequence CGGTATCACTCCAGTCGCGTCGGCAATCATCTGCGAGCAGCCGGAGAGCTCGCGCACAACATTCCTGCGTGACTGCAACAGCAAATTGGGATGACTGACCGTGTGATTTGCAACAAGATGTCCGGCGCTGACAATCAAACGCGCAATGTGCGGACGCGCTTTCACAAATCTTCCGATGAGAAAGAAAGCTGCTTTGACTTCGTGCCGCGCGAGGATCTCGAGGAGCCGTTCGGTGTGGATGTCGTTGGGTCCGTCATCATAAGTCAGTGCCAGGTCACGAGGATCTGGACAATGCGATAGGGCTGCCCCAAATAACTGCGAGCTCGAAGAATACGCGTGATATGCGAGATAGCCGGCTGAAGCCAGCGTCGCCGATACGATCTTTCCGATCACTCAGACATTCTAGAGAAGAGCGAACACGAAGGTCACGAAGTCAACAGCCGGAAGGTCACGGAGCGTCTGTTGTGACCTCTCGCTTTTTCCCTTCGTGACCTCAGTGTTCGCCGTTCTCCGGTCGAAATTTTAGGATTGTCTGGCTGCGCTCTCCAAGCTATGCTCCGAGCAGACCCGGTTTATGGCCAAGCTCTTCGACCCCCCTCGCTACATTGCCCTGGAAGGTCCCATTCGCGTAGGCAAGAGCACGTTATCCGGCATCATCGCCGACCGCCTGCACGCACAACGCATCACGGAGCCGGAAAATAATCCGTTTCTCTCGGCTTTTTACGATGGAGAGCCAGGTGCAGGTTTTCAGGCCCAGTTTGCGTTTCTGATTGCCCGCTTCGAGCAGTTGCGCGCTCTGGAGCCGCACTCGCGCAAGGCAGTGGTATGCGATTACATCTTTGAAAAAGACAAGCTCTTTGCCTGCATCAACCTGAACGACACCGAACTCGCGGTTTACAACCGCTACTACAACTACTTCCGCGAACAGTTACCGACACCCGATCTCGTGATTTACCTGCAGGCTAGTCCGGAGGTGCTGAAGCGTCGCTTGCGCCGAAAGAATGCACCTTCAGAAATGGCCGTCAGCGACGACTACATCGAAGAGATCGTTAAAGCCTACGAGCACTTCTTTTTTCATTACACCGCCTCAGACCTGCTGGTCGTGAATACGAACGACATCGATTTCGTCGAGCGCCATCAGGACCTGCAGGAGCTGTTGCGGCGGCTCTCCGAGCCCATCCGCGGAACACAGTATTTCCTGCCTCTTGGTTCTGAGGCTGCCAGCGCTTAGGCACCGACGGTCCGCCCGAAAGTAAAAGAGCCGCCATAGTGGCGGCTCTCGTTTTCCGATCCGATCTTTAGACGACTGTTCGCCGTCCGGTGATCAGGTTGACGATCAACACGATCACGGCCGCGACCAGAAGCAGATGGATCAAACCTCCTGCCACATGGAAGCTGAATCCCAAAAGCCAGAGAATCAGCAGGATGGCAAAAATTGTCCAGAGCATAGTTGGCCCCTCCCTTTAAAGTCCTCGCCCGATAAGATGGGGAGACTCTGAATCGTGTTGCTAAAGGAGTAAATAGTTTGCTGAGGGAGCTTCTCGGGATGGAAGGCAACCTGAGAATCGGGTGATCGGGCGATCGGGTCATCGGGTGAAGTAAAACCAAAACCCGACGCGCATGGGACGCGGATTGCGACGAATTCAGAAATCAAGTGGATCTAAAAGCTATTGTGAAAGAATTCAGCAACCCGGGAGATCAATTCCTTCAGCGTTATCCGCGTCCCATCCGCGGCATCCGCGTCGGGTTTTGCCGTTGTTTTTGCTTTCAGATCACCCGATCAGCTTGGCTGCCTCTTTCGCGAAGTACGTCAGGATAGTTCCTGCGCCCGCGCGTCGAATAGATATCAACGATTCCATCATTACTCGTTCGCGATCGAGCCAGCCGTTTTGTGCTGCGGCCTGGATCATTGCGTACTCGCCTGAGACCTGGTACGCGGCGATCGGAAGATTAAAGCGCTCGCGCGCGGCCGAGATCACGTCGAGATACGGCATCGCCGG carries:
- a CDS encoding polysaccharide deacetylase family protein, with protein sequence MIGKIVSATLASAGYLAYHAYSSSSQLFGAALSHCPDPRDLALTYDDGPNDIHTERLLEILARHEVKAAFFLIGRFVKARPHIARLIVSAGHLVANHTVSHPNLLLQSRRNVVRELSGCSQMIADATGVIPKFFRPPFGARRPAVLTAARELGLEPVMWDVTCFDWRRTTTDTVEHHARKRIDRDRTHGHIILFHDGGHTGLGADRSHSVEATERLIHRYKSTHRFCRVDEIQPRAAEARTALSSA
- a CDS encoding deoxynucleoside kinase: MAKLFDPPRYIALEGPIRVGKSTLSGIIADRLHAQRITEPENNPFLSAFYDGEPGAGFQAQFAFLIARFEQLRALEPHSRKAVVCDYIFEKDKLFACINLNDTELAVYNRYYNYFREQLPTPDLVIYLQASPEVLKRRLRRKNAPSEMAVSDDYIEEIVKAYEHFFFHYTASDLLVVNTNDIDFVERHQDLQELLRRLSEPIRGTQYFLPLGSEAASA
- a CDS encoding lmo0937 family membrane protein, with protein sequence MLWTIFAILLILWLLGFSFHVAGGLIHLLLVAAVIVLIVNLITGRRTVV